In one window of Arachis ipaensis cultivar K30076 chromosome B06, Araip1.1, whole genome shotgun sequence DNA:
- the LOC107646267 gene encoding long-chain-alcohol oxidase FAO2, with product MEDGKNCHPLLRGGNRREKGYSHGLSSSQMQVMASFCEALLPSLPLNKEQNHALSAFYSVSGSQAPFPDETAEIMFKRVMPQAWSLVSWVLWILSFRFGTLLLCGKDCLEWKWPFFHKFSEIPLNKTEEILRKWSRENHWRPLRIVFVLIKLVSFYNFFTRTDGNGHNPAWEAMGYKVDTRQKLTHKERPLQKGIVETMYENDSTLIQSLTEKGLEVTEDPEHNSYNIKCDVVIVGSGCGGGVAAAILANSGLKVVVLEKGEYFVSEDYSSLEGPSMNELYESGGIMSSVDGKMMILAGSTVGGGSAINWSACIRTPDPVLKEWSERYKIPLFGSSNYQSAMDTVCKRIGVTPLCAKESFQNQIFREGCKKVGLEVESVAINASADHYCGSCCYGCRTGDKKGTHSTWLVDAVANGAVIVAGCKAEKFILEDGKNGLKKKKCIGVIAAATWRSKVTKKLRIVSKVSISSCGSLSTPPLLISSGLQNPYIGKNLRLHPVQLAWGYFPEDMTNFGGTNYEGGIITAIHKEFAEDSTPKFIIEAPALGPGSFSTLVPWVSGLDAKDRLAKYARTANLFALVRDKGSGEVKAEGRVSYRLDQVDKESLRIGLRKALRILVAAGAVEVGTYRSDGQRIKCKGIKEEDFEEFLDTVTVPGGPSSRNELWTIFTTAHQMASCRMGATEDDGALDENGESWEAEGLYVCDASVFPNAVGVNPMITIQSTAYCIATKIAESLMKEM from the exons ATGGAAGATGGAAAGAATTGTCACCCTCTTCTGAGAGGAGGTAACAGAAGAGAGAAAGGTTACAGCCATGGCCTATCTTCCTCTCAGATGCAAGTTATGGCTTCCTTCTGTGAGGCCCTATTGCCTTCTCTCCCATTAAACAAGGAACAAAATCATGCACTTTCAGCTTTTTACAGTGTTTCTGGTTCTCAGGCTCCATTTCCTGATGAG ACTGCAGAGATCATGTTCAAGAGGGTAATGCCACAAGCATGGTCCTTGGTTAGCTGGGTTCTGTGGATTCTTTCATTCAGGTTTGGGACACTGTTGCTTTGTGGAAAGGATTGCTTGGAATGGAAGTGGCCTTTCTTCCACAAATTCTCTGAGATTCCATTGAACAAGACAGAAGAAATTCTCAGGAAATGGTCAAGGGAGAACCATTGGAGACCTCTGAGGATAGTGTTTGTGCTCATCAAACTTGTCTCCTTCTACAATTTCTTCACAAGG ACTGATGGAAATGGGCATAATCCAGCATGGGAAGCAATGGGGTACAAAGTGGACACCAGACAGAAGTTAACACATAAGGAGAGGCCTCTACAGAAGGGGATAGTAGAGACTATGTATGAAAATGATTCTACTTTAATCCAGTCTCTCACCGAAAAGGGCCTTGAAGTCACTGAAGATCCAGAGCACAATTCATACAATATCAAATGTGATGTTGTCATTGTTGGCTCCGGCTGTGGTGGAGGAGTTGCAGCTGCAATTCTCGCAAACTCGGGTCTGAAAGTGGTTGTCCTAGAGAAAGGAGAGTATTTTGTTTCCGAAGATTATTCTTCCCTTGAAGGTCCATCCATGAATGAGCTTTATGAATCAGGTGGAATCATGTCAAGTGTCGATGGGAAGATGATGATCTTGGCTGGTTCAACAGTTGGTGGAGGCTCGGCTATAAACTGGTCTGCATGCATCAGAACACCTGATCCTGTTCTGAAGGAATGGTCTGAAAGATATAAAATCCCACTTTTTGGGAGCTCTAATTATCAATCTGCAATGGATACGGTATGCAAAAGGATTGGTGTGACACCACTATGTGCAAAAGAAagctttcaaaatcaaattttcagAGAAGGATGCAAGAAAGTTGGCTTAGAAGTTGAGTCAGTTGCAATAAACGCTTCAGCAGATCACTATTGTGGCTCATGCTGTTATGGTTGTAGAACTGGAGATAAGAAGGGCACTCACTCTACTTGGTTAGTTGATGCTGTGGCGAATGGTGCAGTGATCGTCGCCGGATGTAAAGCCGAGAAGTTCATATTGGAAGATGGAAAGAATGGACTGAAGAAAAAGAAATGCATAGGAGTAATTGCTGCAGCCACTTGGAGGAGTAAGGTCACAAAGAAACTCCGAATCGTATCCAAGGTATCTATTTCATCATGTGGCTCTCTCTCCACACCTCCTCTATTGATTTCAAGTGGCCTGCAAAATCCATACATTGGGAAGAACCTCCGTCTGCACCCGGTCCAGTTAGCTTGGGGCTACTTCCCGGAAGACATGACAAACTTCGGTGGTACTAACTATGAGGGAGGAATCATAACTGCAAtccacaaagaatttgcagaGGATTCCACCCCAAAATTCATTATAGAAGCACCTGCTCTAGGACCGGGATCATTTTCAACATTGGTTCCATGGGTCTCAGGGCTCGATGCGAAAGACAGGTTGGCGAAGTATGCAAGAACTGCTAACCTTTTTGCATTGGTAAGAGACAAAGGGTCAGGAGAAGTAAAGGCTGAAGGCAGAGTTTCTTACAGACTTGACCAAGTGGACAAGGAAAGCCTTAGAATTGGATTGAGGAAGGCCTTGAGGATCTTGGTTGCGGCCGGAGCTGTAGAAGTCGGCACTTACAGGAGTGATGGCCAAAGAATCAAATGCAAAGGGATCAAGGAGGAAGATTTTGAGGAGTTTCTGGACACAGTCACAGTGCCCGGTGGTCCCAGCTCAAGGAATGAactttggactattttcactacTGCACATCAGATGGCAAGTTGTAGGATGGGCGCCACCGAAGATGACGGCGCACTCGATGAAAATGGCGAGAGTTGGGAAGCAGAAGGGTTGTATGTGTGTGATGCAAGTGTGTTTCCCAATGCTGTTGGTGTCAACCCCATGATAACAATTCAGTCCACAGCATATTGTATTGCCACTAAGATTGCAGAATCACTGATGAAAGAAATGTAG